A genomic stretch from Methylorubrum extorquens includes:
- the glpD gene encoding sn-glycerol-3-phosphate dehydrogenase FAD/NAD(P)-binding (aerobic) (Evidence 2b : Function from indirect experimental evidences (e.g. phenotypes); Product type e : enzyme): MSDPFDLLVIGGGINGAGIARDAAGRGLRVLLCERGDLAEHTSSASTKLIHGGLRYLEQYEFRLVREALAERERLMRLAPHIVWPLRFVLPYDAGLRPAWMLRLGLFLYDHLTRLKTLPGSTSLRLDRDAAGAPLQKRLTRGFAYSDCWVEDSRLVVLNALDAAERGAQIRTRTAVESARRDEGAWTVTLYDSDKRRRESVRARVVVNAAGPWVGETLLRTLSVEARPKVRLVKGSHIVVRRLYEGDQAYILQQPDRRIVFAIPYERDFTLIGTTDVAHEGGPGPVVISAQETRYLCACINRSFERQIGPDDVVWSFSGLRPLYDDDAAANASAVTRDYVLELDTDGPPVLSVFGGKITTYRRLAEHALDRLGPHLPGLKPPWTGTAPLPGGDMDGADFERFLARLVAERPFLPAATARRLARAYGTRLEHLLGDAQALSDLGETFGGDLSAREVDYLVRHEWARTPDDILWRRSKLGLRSGRADVARLGRALANPSADPGAQRP, from the coding sequence GTGAGCGACCCGTTCGACCTCCTCGTCATCGGCGGCGGCATCAACGGCGCCGGCATCGCCCGTGATGCCGCCGGCCGGGGCTTGCGCGTGCTGCTGTGCGAGCGGGGCGATCTGGCCGAACACACTTCGTCGGCCTCGACCAAACTGATCCATGGCGGCCTGCGCTACCTCGAACAATACGAGTTCCGGCTCGTGCGCGAGGCGCTGGCCGAGCGTGAGCGGCTGATGCGGCTCGCACCTCACATCGTCTGGCCCCTGCGCTTCGTCCTGCCGTACGACGCCGGGCTGCGGCCGGCCTGGATGCTGCGGCTCGGGCTGTTTCTCTACGATCACCTCACCCGCCTCAAGACGCTGCCGGGTTCGACATCGCTGCGCCTCGATCGCGATGCGGCCGGCGCGCCGCTTCAGAAGCGGCTGACGCGGGGCTTCGCCTATTCCGATTGCTGGGTCGAGGACAGCCGCCTCGTCGTGCTGAACGCGCTCGACGCCGCCGAGCGCGGTGCGCAGATCCGCACCCGGACCGCCGTCGAATCCGCCCGTCGCGACGAAGGCGCCTGGACCGTCACACTCTACGATTCCGACAAACGGCGGCGGGAGAGCGTGCGGGCGCGGGTCGTCGTCAACGCCGCCGGACCGTGGGTCGGCGAGACCCTGCTGCGAACGCTCTCCGTCGAAGCCCGGCCGAAGGTGCGCCTCGTCAAGGGGAGCCACATCGTCGTCCGGCGGCTCTACGAGGGCGATCAGGCCTACATCCTGCAGCAGCCCGACCGGCGCATCGTCTTCGCCATCCCCTACGAGCGCGATTTCACCCTGATCGGCACCACGGATGTGGCGCATGAGGGCGGCCCTGGCCCGGTCGTCATCTCGGCCCAGGAGACACGCTATCTCTGCGCCTGCATCAACCGCTCGTTCGAGCGGCAGATCGGCCCGGACGACGTGGTCTGGAGCTTCTCGGGGCTGAGACCGCTCTACGATGACGACGCGGCGGCGAACGCCTCGGCGGTCACCCGCGACTACGTGCTCGAACTCGACACCGACGGTCCTCCGGTCCTCTCCGTGTTCGGGGGCAAGATCACGACCTATCGCCGGCTCGCCGAGCACGCCCTCGACCGGCTGGGACCGCACCTGCCCGGCCTGAAGCCGCCCTGGACCGGAACCGCCCCCCTGCCCGGCGGCGACATGGACGGGGCGGATTTCGAGAGGTTCCTGGCGAGGCTCGTGGCGGAGCGTCCCTTCCTCCCGGCGGCGACCGCCCGCCGGCTCGCCCGCGCCTACGGCACTCGCTTGGAGCATCTGCTCGGCGATGCGCAGGCGCTGTCCGATCTCGGCGAGACCTTCGGCGGCGATCTCAGCGCGCGCGAGGTCGATTACCTCGTGCGGCACGAATGGGCGCGTACGCCCGACGACATTCTGTGGCGGCGCTCGAAGCTCGGGCTCAGGAGCGGCCGGGCGGATGTCGCGCGGCTCGGGCGCGCCCTCGCCAACCCATCGGCCGATCCCGGCGCTCAGCGCCCGTAG
- a CDS encoding conserved protein of unknown function; putative membrane protein (Evidence 4 : Unknown function but conserved in other organisms), whose amino-acid sequence MRRVFDWFFRDRRSGAVVIGQWPNLPLWIFAAASGLEWLLEAAMPGLPAPVFAGLRIVALLSLTVWALDEIVRGVNPWRRCLGAIVLVGIVVSVSGLVRL is encoded by the coding sequence TTGCGCCGGGTCTTCGACTGGTTCTTCCGCGACCGGCGCAGCGGCGCCGTCGTGATCGGCCAATGGCCGAACCTACCGCTCTGGATCTTCGCCGCGGCCTCAGGCTTGGAATGGCTGCTCGAGGCGGCGATGCCCGGCCTGCCGGCTCCGGTCTTCGCGGGCCTTCGCATCGTCGCACTCCTGAGCCTCACCGTCTGGGCGCTCGACGAGATCGTCCGCGGAGTCAATCCGTGGCGGCGCTGCCTCGGGGCCATCGTGCTCGTCGGGATCGTCGTCAGTGTCAGCGGACTGGTCCGCCTGTGA
- a CDS encoding protein of unknown function; putative exported protein (Evidence 5 : Unknown function), with amino-acid sequence MRNLLLLLIVLAGGFVLTAMYVAPNQPELRGWYQTNACPHLDRISPKICEPIRAARGTSAI; translated from the coding sequence TTGCGCAACCTTCTCCTGCTTCTGATCGTGCTCGCAGGCGGCTTCGTGCTCACGGCCATGTATGTCGCGCCGAACCAGCCCGAATTGCGCGGCTGGTACCAGACCAATGCCTGCCCGCATCTCGACCGGATCAGCCCGAAGATCTGCGAGCCGATCCGGGCCGCCCGAGGCACGAGCGCGATCTGA
- a CDS encoding protein of unknown function; putative exported protein (Evidence 5 : Unknown function) has protein sequence MLTLALSLALLVVVILIIVRRRHLTLLMGLGSLIAALLAMLWLQDLGLLPGSQGPLTHTRPLTLDDSHR, from the coding sequence ATGCTGACGCTCGCGCTCTCGCTCGCCCTCCTCGTTGTGGTGATCCTCATCATCGTCCGGCGGCGCCACCTCACCCTTCTCATGGGGCTGGGCAGCCTGATCGCGGCCCTGCTCGCCATGCTCTGGCTTCAGGATCTCGGGCTCCTGCCCGGCTCACAGGGGCCGTTGACTCACACCCGGCCTCTGACGCTGGATGACAGCCATCGATGA
- the pitA gene encoding low-affinity phosphate transport protein (PiT family) (Evidence 2b : Function from indirect experimental evidences (e.g. phenotypes); Product type t : transporter): MSDALSLQDGGSAPTEARSPRGPNLDGRMHPAGIGLFLLVLVGGLGYALFNLITDMQAAGQPPLAIGAFALLGLALLIALGFEFVNGFHDTANAVATVIYTHSLPPVVAVVYSGVFNFLGVLVSTGAVAYSVVTLLPVELVLKSGSSAGYAMIFALLIAAIIWNLGTWALGLPNSSSHALIGSVLGVGLANQLLAAEGSGTSGVQWNQAWSVLRALLFSPLVGFVMAALLLLTMRFVIRNRTLYQEPEGDTPPPLWIRALLILTCGGVSFAHGGNDGQKGMGLIMLILIGAAPTAYALNRTMSESATPHFVQVSERARTVFQNRADQAPMPSPAEGRVQITEALGKKDLDRPETYAALAALSDDIATKVKEYGAIRHVPAEATPNLRNDMYLASDAIHSLKKHEGLFVGEEAETLKAYETSLNDGTRYIPTWVKVSVALALGLGTMVGWKRIVVTVGSRIGKKHLTYAQGASAEITAAGTIGLAEAYGLPVSTTHILSSGVAGTMAANGSGLQWATVRNLAAAWLLTLPAAITLAGLLYAGLRFVF; the protein is encoded by the coding sequence ATGTCAGACGCGCTCAGCCTGCAGGACGGGGGTTCGGCACCGACCGAAGCCCGCTCGCCACGGGGCCCGAATCTCGATGGCCGGATGCATCCGGCCGGAATCGGCCTCTTCTTGCTCGTTCTGGTGGGAGGGCTCGGCTACGCGCTCTTCAACCTGATCACGGACATGCAGGCCGCCGGCCAGCCGCCGCTGGCGATCGGCGCCTTCGCGCTTCTCGGCCTCGCGCTGCTCATCGCTCTCGGCTTCGAGTTCGTGAACGGCTTCCACGACACCGCCAACGCCGTCGCGACGGTGATCTATACCCACAGCCTGCCACCGGTCGTCGCCGTGGTCTATTCCGGTGTCTTCAACTTTCTCGGCGTCCTCGTCTCGACCGGTGCCGTCGCCTACAGCGTCGTCACCTTGCTGCCCGTGGAACTGGTGCTGAAGTCCGGCTCGTCCGCCGGTTACGCGATGATCTTCGCGCTGCTCATCGCCGCGATCATCTGGAACCTGGGGACATGGGCGCTCGGCCTGCCGAACTCGTCTTCGCACGCGCTGATCGGATCGGTTCTCGGCGTGGGCCTTGCCAACCAGCTCCTCGCCGCCGAAGGCTCGGGCACCTCCGGCGTCCAGTGGAATCAGGCGTGGAGCGTGCTGCGGGCCCTGCTGTTCAGCCCCCTCGTCGGCTTCGTCATGGCGGCCCTGCTGCTGCTGACGATGCGGTTCGTGATCCGCAACCGCACTCTCTACCAAGAGCCGGAGGGCGACACGCCGCCCCCGCTCTGGATCCGCGCCCTGCTGATCCTCACCTGCGGCGGCGTCTCCTTCGCCCATGGCGGCAATGACGGGCAGAAGGGCATGGGCCTGATCATGCTGATCCTGATCGGCGCCGCGCCCACCGCCTACGCGCTCAACCGCACCATGTCGGAATCGGCAACGCCGCATTTCGTGCAAGTCTCGGAGCGCGCCCGGACGGTGTTCCAGAACCGGGCGGACCAAGCCCCGATGCCGAGCCCGGCTGAGGGGCGCGTGCAGATCACCGAGGCGCTGGGGAAGAAGGACCTCGACCGGCCGGAGACCTATGCGGCCCTGGCCGCCCTCTCGGACGACATCGCCACGAAGGTGAAGGAGTACGGCGCGATCCGCCACGTTCCGGCAGAGGCGACGCCGAACCTGCGCAACGACATGTACCTCGCCTCGGACGCGATCCACAGCCTGAAGAAGCACGAGGGGCTCTTCGTCGGCGAGGAGGCCGAGACGTTGAAGGCTTATGAGACGAGCCTGAACGACGGCACCCGCTACATTCCGACCTGGGTGAAGGTCTCGGTCGCCCTGGCGCTCGGCCTCGGCACGATGGTGGGCTGGAAGCGTATCGTCGTCACCGTCGGCAGCCGCATCGGCAAGAAGCACCTGACCTACGCACAAGGGGCGTCCGCCGAGATTACGGCCGCGGGCACGATCGGCCTCGCGGAAGCCTACGGCCTGCCGGTCTCGACCACTCACATCCTGTCGAGCGGCGTCGCCGGCACCATGGCCGCCAACGGCTCGGGCCTGCAATGGGCCACCGTGCGCAACCTCGCCGCCGCGTGGCTGCTGACCCTGCCGGCGGCGATCACCCTGGCCGGGCTGCTCTATGCCGGCCTGCGGTTCGTGTTCTGA
- a CDS encoding putative glycolate oxidase subunit GlcE (Evidence 3 : Putative function from multiple computational evidences; PubMedId : 8606183; Product type e : enzyme) — protein MTSYAPASEQEAADIVAQAAGRSEPLRLVGGGTKAALGRPPQDEATLAVTGLTGITLYEPAEMVVAARAGTPLAEVEALLAGRGQMLPFEPMDHRPLLGSTGEPTFGAVAAANNSGPRRINAGAARDSLIGVRFVNGRGQPIKSGGRVMKNVTGLDLVKLMAGSWGTLGLLTEVTFKVLPVQEQVATLVLPGLSDAAAVEALATALGSPFELTGAAHWPAGIGGSEPRTLMRVEGFAKSVDYRLGELRRLLRRYGAAQVVEGDESAALWRAVRDATPLAEPREAAIWRISTAPTRGPAVTAAIAAERPARWFYDWGGGLIWLATDASDDAGAAVIRAAVKAAGSGHATLVRAPETLRAAVPVFEPLPEPLMRISAGIKAAHDPAGIFNPGRMYAGV, from the coding sequence ATGACCTCATACGCGCCGGCGAGCGAGCAGGAGGCGGCTGACATCGTGGCGCAGGCCGCCGGCCGGTCGGAACCGCTGCGTCTCGTCGGCGGCGGCACCAAGGCGGCGCTCGGCCGCCCGCCGCAGGATGAGGCGACGCTCGCCGTGACGGGGCTCACCGGCATCACCCTCTACGAGCCGGCCGAGATGGTGGTCGCCGCGCGGGCCGGCACGCCGCTCGCCGAAGTCGAGGCGCTGCTGGCCGGGCGCGGGCAGATGCTGCCGTTCGAGCCGATGGATCACCGCCCGCTCCTCGGCTCCACCGGCGAGCCGACCTTCGGAGCGGTGGCGGCGGCCAACAATTCCGGCCCCCGCCGCATCAATGCGGGCGCGGCCCGCGACAGCCTGATCGGCGTGCGCTTCGTCAACGGACGCGGCCAGCCGATCAAGTCCGGCGGGCGGGTGATGAAGAACGTCACCGGCCTCGACCTCGTGAAGCTGATGGCCGGCTCCTGGGGCACGCTCGGCCTGCTGACGGAGGTCACCTTCAAGGTGCTGCCGGTGCAGGAGCAGGTCGCGACCCTCGTGCTGCCGGGCCTTTCCGACGCTGCCGCGGTCGAGGCGCTCGCCACCGCTCTCGGCTCGCCGTTCGAGCTGACCGGCGCCGCGCACTGGCCTGCCGGTATCGGTGGGTCGGAGCCGCGCACGCTGATGCGCGTCGAAGGCTTCGCCAAATCGGTCGATTACCGCCTCGGCGAACTGCGCCGCCTGCTGCGCCGCTACGGCGCGGCGCAGGTCGTCGAGGGTGACGAGAGCGCCGCGCTCTGGCGCGCCGTGCGCGACGCGACCCCGCTCGCCGAGCCGCGCGAGGCCGCGATCTGGCGCATCTCCACCGCTCCGACCCGCGGGCCGGCGGTCACCGCGGCGATCGCGGCCGAGCGTCCCGCGCGCTGGTTCTACGATTGGGGTGGCGGCCTGATCTGGCTCGCCACCGATGCGTCCGACGATGCCGGCGCCGCGGTGATCCGCGCCGCGGTGAAGGCCGCCGGCAGCGGGCACGCGACCCTGGTGCGTGCGCCCGAGACCCTGCGCGCCGCCGTCCCCGTTTTCGAGCCGCTGCCCGAGCCGCTGATGCGCATCAGCGCCGGTATCAAGGCCGCGCACGATCCGGCCGGGATCTTCAACCCCGGCCGGATGTACGCAGGCGTTTGA
- a CDS encoding conserved protein of unknown function; putative membrane protein (putative Polysaccharide biosynthesis protein) (Evidence 4 : Unknown function but conserved in other organisms): MAVIAAFVLNAGLNFILGIAIARMLGPADFGRFALATAGAVVLNTILFEWLRLSATRFYSARVREAEPWIRQGLDRAYWVIALALFATAALCAGLGIAVNPTPEGRLVMTAGTMVAAIGIGLFDYHAALARARFIGSAYLRLVVWKNVLAFVLMAGTAWLFPQPVWVLIAGGLSQFLAVLPMRKILGDGLLGHAPALPHGRARETLRLFAAYGLPLIAANAVYQLMPFLNRAAIAGTAGFAEAGYFALAADLGSRAFSTLGAALDLLLFQIAVQAEEHHGREAAETQVARNIAIVVALLLPCAAGYWAVTPALQALIVPEEFRGPFADYTDLLIPGLFCLSIMNFALNPIFQIRRRTSPVVAAALIGLAVNAVGLVLLPRMMGPQGVAVAQTLGLVAAVAVLGLRALTGIERLRLPGRDLALTAAACLAMVLAVLPFRGLEPALALPACIAAGMLVYGALVWFLDIAGLRSAVRQRFPKRLPAAAR, translated from the coding sequence ATGGCCGTCATCGCCGCCTTCGTCCTCAATGCCGGGCTGAACTTCATCCTCGGCATCGCCATCGCCCGAATGCTGGGGCCGGCCGATTTCGGCCGGTTCGCCCTGGCGACGGCCGGCGCGGTCGTGCTCAACACGATCCTGTTCGAGTGGCTGCGGCTCTCGGCGACGCGGTTCTACTCGGCGCGGGTGCGCGAGGCCGAGCCGTGGATCCGCCAGGGGCTCGACCGGGCTTACTGGGTCATCGCGCTGGCGCTGTTTGCCACGGCCGCCCTCTGCGCCGGGCTCGGGATCGCGGTCAATCCGACCCCCGAGGGACGTCTGGTCATGACCGCCGGCACCATGGTCGCGGCCATCGGCATCGGGCTGTTCGACTATCACGCGGCCCTCGCCCGCGCCCGCTTCATCGGCAGCGCCTATCTCCGGCTCGTGGTGTGGAAGAACGTCCTGGCCTTCGTGCTGATGGCCGGCACGGCATGGCTGTTTCCGCAGCCGGTCTGGGTGCTGATCGCAGGGGGCTTGAGCCAGTTCCTGGCGGTGCTGCCGATGCGCAAGATCCTGGGCGACGGGCTTCTGGGGCACGCGCCCGCCCTGCCCCACGGCCGAGCCCGTGAGACTCTGCGCCTGTTCGCGGCCTACGGCCTGCCCTTGATCGCGGCCAACGCCGTCTATCAGCTCATGCCCTTCCTCAACCGCGCCGCCATCGCCGGCACCGCCGGCTTTGCCGAGGCCGGCTATTTCGCGCTCGCCGCCGATCTCGGCTCGCGGGCCTTCTCGACGCTCGGGGCCGCGCTCGACCTCCTGCTGTTCCAGATCGCCGTACAGGCCGAGGAGCATCACGGCCGCGAGGCCGCCGAGACCCAGGTTGCGCGCAACATCGCCATCGTGGTGGCGCTGCTTCTCCCCTGCGCCGCCGGCTACTGGGCCGTGACGCCGGCCCTCCAGGCGCTGATCGTGCCGGAGGAGTTTCGCGGGCCGTTCGCGGACTACACCGACCTGCTGATCCCGGGCCTGTTCTGCCTCTCGATCATGAACTTCGCCCTCAATCCCATCTTCCAGATCCGACGCCGGACGAGCCCGGTGGTCGCCGCCGCGCTCATCGGGCTGGCCGTCAACGCCGTCGGCCTCGTCTTGCTGCCGCGGATGATGGGACCGCAGGGCGTCGCTGTCGCGCAGACCTTGGGCCTCGTCGCGGCGGTCGCCGTGCTGGGCCTGCGGGCGCTCACGGGGATCGAGCGCCTGCGCCTGCCGGGCCGCGACCTCGCCCTCACCGCCGCCGCCTGCCTTGCCATGGTTCTGGCCGTGCTGCCGTTCCGCGGCCTGGAGCCGGCGCTCGCCCTGCCCGCCTGCATCGCGGCCGGAATGCTCGTCTACGGGGCCCTCGTCTGGTTCCTCGACATCGCCGGCCTGCGCAGCGCCGTGCGCCAGCGTTTCCCGAAGCGGCTGCCGGCCGCTGCGCGGTAG
- a CDS encoding putative magnesium/cobalt transport protein (Evidence 3 : Putative function from multiple computational evidences; Product type t : transporter), whose product MMSLHGANGAVEHGGAGGGASLPDHAVWIDLNDPTAEEAAQVERKTGIRVPSRAALSEVESSSRLRRNRDGLSLSTPMVTFDRSDFSLKPLGFLLNADHLVTVRFHDMRAIAAVRKRVDERDGDGSTSTGMFLLVVEELVDNLADLLEEMSGDLDALSTRIFDFDSGARPGARKGDTTAPKRRDLALRRLLRSVGRHGKSLSKVRASLLGLGRIIAFAKSECGQTLKEGDAPRFDTLAQDIASLDEFETRLSETVQFLLDATLGLINIEQNNAFRVLTVVSVVGVPPTLVASLYGMNFKHMPELDWAYGYPYGLALIAISAIVPLLYFKAKGWL is encoded by the coding sequence ATGATGAGCCTTCATGGGGCCAACGGCGCGGTCGAGCACGGCGGCGCGGGAGGCGGCGCGAGCCTGCCCGATCACGCGGTCTGGATCGATCTGAACGATCCGACCGCCGAGGAGGCCGCGCAGGTCGAACGCAAGACGGGCATCCGCGTGCCTTCGCGTGCGGCGCTGAGCGAGGTCGAGTCGTCGAGCCGCCTGCGCCGCAACCGCGACGGCCTCTCTCTCTCGACACCGATGGTGACCTTCGACCGCTCCGATTTCAGCCTGAAGCCGTTGGGCTTCCTGCTCAACGCGGACCATCTCGTCACTGTGCGCTTCCACGACATGCGCGCCATCGCGGCGGTCCGGAAGCGTGTGGACGAGCGCGACGGCGACGGCAGCACCAGCACGGGCATGTTCCTGCTCGTGGTCGAGGAACTGGTCGACAACCTCGCCGACCTGCTGGAGGAGATGTCGGGCGATCTCGATGCGCTCTCCACCCGCATCTTCGATTTCGATTCCGGCGCCCGGCCGGGTGCACGCAAGGGTGACACGACCGCGCCGAAGCGGCGCGACCTTGCCCTGCGCCGCCTGCTCCGTTCGGTGGGGCGCCACGGCAAGTCGCTGTCGAAGGTCCGCGCCAGCCTGCTCGGGCTCGGGCGCATCATCGCTTTCGCCAAGAGCGAGTGCGGGCAGACTCTCAAGGAGGGCGACGCGCCGCGCTTCGACACGCTGGCGCAGGACATCGCTTCGCTGGACGAGTTCGAGACGCGACTCTCCGAGACCGTCCAGTTCCTGCTCGACGCGACGCTCGGGCTCATCAATATCGAGCAGAACAACGCCTTCCGGGTTCTCACCGTCGTGTCCGTGGTCGGCGTGCCGCCGACCCTGGTGGCCTCGCTCTACGGCATGAACTTCAAGCACATGCCCGAACTCGACTGGGCCTACGGCTACCCCTACGGCCTCGCCCTGATCGCGATCTCGGCGATCGTGCCGCTGCTCTATTTCAAGGCGAAGGGCTGGCTGTAA
- the groS gene encoding chaperonin Hsp10, small subunit of GroESL (Evidence 2a : Function from experimental evidences in other organisms; Product type f : factor) has protein sequence MERGRPGRMKTNRHSEARGQLMKFRPLHDRVVVRRIESEEKTKGGIIIPDTAKEKPQEGEIVAVGPGARDEQGRVNALDVKVGDRVLFGKWSGTEVKIDGQDLLIMKESDIMGVVAL, from the coding sequence GTGGAGCGCGGTCGTCCCGGCCGCATGAAGACCAACCGCCATTCCGAAGCAAGAGGGCAGCTCATGAAGTTCCGTCCGCTGCACGACCGCGTCGTCGTCCGTCGCATCGAGAGCGAAGAGAAGACGAAAGGCGGCATCATTATCCCGGATACCGCCAAGGAGAAGCCGCAAGAGGGCGAGATCGTCGCCGTCGGCCCCGGCGCTCGCGACGAGCAGGGCCGCGTCAACGCCCTCGACGTGAAGGTCGGTGACCGCGTGCTGTTCGGCAAGTGGTCCGGCACCGAGGTCAAGATCGACGGCCAGGATCTCCTCATCATGAAGGAATCCGACATCATGGGCGTCGTCGCCCTCTAA
- the groL gene encoding chaperonin Hsp60, large ATPase subunit of GroESL (Evidence 2a : Function from experimental evidences in other organisms; Product type f : factor) produces MAAKDVRFSADARDKMLRGVDILADAVKVTLGPKGRNVVIEKSFGAPRITKDGVTVAKEIELADRFENMGAQMVREVASKTNDIAGDGTTTATVLAQAIVREGAKYVAAGINPMDLKRGIDLATAAAVKDITARAKKVASSEEVAQVGTISANGDKEIGEMIAHAMQKVGNEGVITVEEAKTAETELDVVEGMQFDRGYLSPYFVTNAEKMVAELEDPYILIHEKKLSSLQPMLPVLEAVVQTGKPLVIIAEDIEGEALATLVVNKLRGGLKVAAVKAPGFGDRRKAMLEDIAILTKGQTISEDLGIKLENVALPMLGRAKRVRIEKETTTIIDGLGEKADIEARVGQIKAQIEETTSDYDREKLQERLAKLAGGVAVIRVGGATEVEVKEKKDPVDDALNATRAAVEEGIVPGGGVALLLAKKAVAELKSDIPDVQAGIKIVLKALEAPIRQIASNAGVEGSIVVGKITDNGGETFGFNAQTEEYVDMIQAGIVDPAKVVRTALQDAASVAGLLVTTEAMVADAPKKDSGAPAMPGGGGMGGMDF; encoded by the coding sequence ATGGCAGCGAAAGACGTACGTTTCTCCGCCGATGCTCGCGACAAGATGCTGCGCGGCGTCGACATCCTCGCGGATGCCGTCAAGGTGACGCTCGGCCCCAAGGGCCGCAACGTCGTGATCGAGAAGAGCTTCGGCGCGCCCCGCATCACCAAGGACGGTGTCACCGTCGCCAAGGAGATCGAGCTCGCCGACCGCTTTGAGAACATGGGCGCACAGATGGTGCGCGAAGTGGCCTCGAAGACCAACGACATCGCCGGTGACGGCACCACCACCGCGACCGTGCTCGCCCAGGCCATCGTCCGCGAAGGCGCCAAGTACGTCGCCGCCGGCATCAACCCGATGGACCTGAAGCGCGGCATCGACCTCGCCACGGCCGCCGCGGTGAAGGACATCACCGCCCGCGCCAAGAAGGTCGCCTCCTCCGAAGAGGTCGCCCAGGTCGGCACGATCTCCGCCAATGGCGACAAGGAGATCGGCGAGATGATCGCCCACGCCATGCAGAAGGTGGGCAACGAGGGCGTCATCACTGTCGAGGAGGCCAAGACCGCCGAGACCGAACTCGACGTCGTCGAGGGCATGCAGTTCGACCGCGGCTACCTCTCGCCGTACTTCGTGACCAACGCCGAGAAGATGGTCGCCGAGCTCGAGGATCCCTACATCCTCATCCACGAGAAGAAGCTCTCCTCGCTGCAGCCGATGCTGCCGGTGCTCGAGGCCGTGGTGCAGACCGGCAAGCCGCTCGTCATCATCGCCGAGGACATCGAGGGTGAGGCGCTCGCCACGCTCGTCGTGAACAAGCTGCGCGGCGGCCTCAAGGTCGCGGCCGTGAAGGCTCCGGGCTTCGGTGATCGCCGCAAGGCGATGCTCGAGGACATCGCGATCCTCACCAAGGGCCAGACCATCTCCGAGGATCTCGGCATCAAGCTCGAGAACGTCGCCCTGCCGATGCTCGGCCGCGCCAAGCGCGTCCGCATCGAGAAGGAGACCACGACGATCATCGACGGTCTCGGCGAGAAGGCCGACATCGAGGCCCGCGTCGGTCAGATCAAGGCGCAGATCGAGGAGACCACCTCGGACTACGACCGTGAGAAGCTCCAGGAGCGTCTGGCCAAGCTCGCGGGCGGCGTCGCGGTGATCCGCGTCGGCGGCGCGACCGAGGTCGAGGTCAAGGAGAAGAAGGATCCCGTGGACGACGCGCTCAACGCCACCCGCGCTGCGGTGGAAGAGGGTATCGTCCCCGGCGGCGGCGTCGCGCTGCTCCTGGCCAAGAAGGCGGTCGCCGAGCTGAAGTCCGACATCCCGGACGTCCAGGCCGGCATCAAGATCGTCCTCAAGGCGCTCGAAGCCCCGATCCGTCAGATCGCCAGCAACGCGGGTGTCGAGGGCTCCATCGTCGTCGGCAAGATCACCGACAACGGCGGCGAGACCTTCGGCTTCAACGCCCAGACCGAAGAGTATGTCGACATGATCCAGGCCGGCATCGTCGACCCGGCCAAGGTCGTGCGCACCGCCCTTCAGGACGCGGCCTCGGTCGCCGGCCTGCTGGTGACCACGGAAGCCATGGTCGCCGACGCGCCGAAGAAGGACAGCGGCGCTCCGGCGATGCCGGGCGGCGGCGGCATGGGCGGCATGGACTTCTAA